One Spinacia oleracea cultivar Varoflay chromosome 4, BTI_SOV_V1, whole genome shotgun sequence DNA segment encodes these proteins:
- the LOC130472195 gene encoding uncharacterized protein — translation MVGNATSSDDITRRFEAMEQRISILQKENEALHSQPRSNPSWLLPPPTQPSSAGTSVAAVATTAARVAPSQVGMTTSTMMSAPASNPVSRPLLPPMVPMLPKGRPLHTTSGAAVHSPPTSQHIPAKHLLPTPPSRPPRNIQSPRPSAQQHM, via the exons atggtCGGAAATGCTACCTCATCCGACGATATCACTCGTCGCTTTGaggccatggagcagcgcatcagcatcctccaaaaggaaaaCGAAGCGTTACACTCCCAG CCCcgctctaacccgagttggcttctCCCACCTCCAACTCAACCATCTTCTGCAGGTACATCGGTGGCCGCCGTCGCTACCACAGCTGCCCGGGTCGCCCCATCTCAGgtcggcatgacgacatccaccatgATGTCGGCTCCCGCCTCCAATCCGGTGTCTCGTCCGTTACTGCCCCCAATG gtacccatGCTACCCAAGGGACGCCCCTTACATACAACAAGTGGTGCCGCAGTTCACTCCCCACCAACCTCACAGCATATACCCGCAAAACACTTATTACCAACACCTCCAAGCCGGCCTCCTCGAAACATTCAGTCCCCTCGTCCCAGTGCTCAACAGCATATGTGA